The DNA segment AACTTCACCAGAAGTTAAACGTACAAGTACATATTTACCTTCTTTACCAAGTACTTGTGCAGATGTACCAGCAGAACGAACTAGCTGACCACCCTTACCTGGTTTTAACTCAATGTTGTGTACAACTGTACCAACAGGTATGTTTGCTAATGGAAGAGCGTTACCCACTTTAATATCAGCCTCAGGGCCTGACATTACTTCCATACCAACTTGTAGATTTTTAGGAGCTAAGATATAACGCTTTTCTCCATCCACATAGTTGATTAATGCAATATTTGCAGAACGGTTTGGATCGTACTCGATAGTAGCAACGCGTCCTGGAATGCCATCTTTGTTACGTTTGAAATCGATGATACGATATTGACGCTTATGGCCGCCACCTTGATGACGAACAGTTAACTTACCTTGGTTATTACGGCCGCCTTTTCTCGTTAATGGTGCTAATAGAGATTTCTCTGGAGTGCTAGTTGTGATTTCTGCGAAATCAGAAGTAGTCATTCCGCGACGACCATTAGAGGTAGGTTTGTACTTTTTAATCGCCATTTTTTTTCCCTCCTCTTCTTGTTAGGTTCTTATGCTTCAAAGAATTCGATTTCTTTGCTGTCAGCAGTTAATTTTACAATTGCCTTACGACGTTTGTTTGTGTATCCGCCGAATTTACCCATACGCTTGAATTTACCTTTATAGTTCATGATGTTTACTTTCTCAACTTCAACGCCGAAGATTTCTTTGATCGCATCTTTGACTTGTGTTTTGTTAGCTCTAACATCAACTTCGAACGTATATTTCTTTTCAGCCATTAGGTCAGTAGAACGCTCAGTGATAACGGGGCGCTTAATGATATCGCGTGCATCCATTATGCAAGCACCTCCTCTACTTTTTCAACCGCTGCTTTAGTCATGATTAATTGATCATGATTAACAACATCTAATACGTTAATTCCATTAGCTGTTACTACTGTTACACCAGGAATGTTACGAGCAGAAAGTGCTACGTTCTCATCTAGGTCAGCAGTAACAATCAAAGCTTTCTTCTCAACAGAAAGACCAGCTAATACAGCTTTAAAGTCCTTTGTCTTTGGAGCTTCGAATGCTAAGTTTTCTAATACTACAATGTTTTCTTCTAGAACTTTAGAAGATAACGCAGATTTAATCGCTAAGCGACGAACCTTTTTAGGTAATGTATAGCTGTAGCTGCGTGGTGTTGGACCGAATACAATCCCACCTCCGCGCCATTGTGGAGAACGAATTGACCCTTGACGTGCACGGCCAGTTCCTTTTTGACGCCATGGTTTACGACCACCGCCGCGTACTTCAGAACGAATTTTTGTTTTATGAGTACCTTGACGTAATGAAGCTCTTTGCATAACAATTGCTTCAAATAATACGTGTTGGTTAGGCTCAATACCAAAAACTGCTTCATTA comes from the Neobacillus sp. PS2-9 genome and includes:
- the rplB gene encoding 50S ribosomal protein L2 gives rise to the protein MAIKKYKPTSNGRRGMTTSDFAEITTSTPEKSLLAPLTRKGGRNNQGKLTVRHQGGGHKRQYRIIDFKRNKDGIPGRVATIEYDPNRSANIALINYVDGEKRYILAPKNLQVGMEVMSGPEADIKVGNALPLANIPVGTVVHNIELKPGKGGQLVRSAGTSAQVLGKEGKYVLVRLTSGEVRMILAECRASIGQVGNEQHELINIGKAGRSRWLGKRPTVRGSVMNPNDHPHGGGEGRSPIGRKSPMTPWGKPTLGYKTRKKKNKSDKFIVRRRKK
- the rplW gene encoding 50S ribosomal protein L23 encodes the protein MDARDIIKRPVITERSTDLMAEKKYTFEVDVRANKTQVKDAIKEIFGVEVEKVNIMNYKGKFKRMGKFGGYTNKRRKAIVKLTADSKEIEFFEA
- the rplD gene encoding 50S ribosomal protein L4, producing the protein MPKVALLNQNGSQVGEIELNEAVFGIEPNQHVLFEAIVMQRASLRQGTHKTKIRSEVRGGGRKPWRQKGTGRARQGSIRSPQWRGGGIVFGPTPRSYSYTLPKKVRRLAIKSALSSKVLEENIVVLENLAFEAPKTKDFKAVLAGLSVEKKALIVTADLDENVALSARNIPGVTVVTANGINVLDVVNHDQLIMTKAAVEKVEEVLA